One endosymbiont 'TC1' of Trimyema compressum genomic window, TTACAATTGATGGTCAGAATATAAAAGATATTTCTCCAGATGGACTAACCATTCAAATGTCAGTTGTTTTTCAAGATGTATATTTATTAAATAACAGTATTGGAGAAAATATCAAAGTAGGAAAACCGAATGCTACAATGGAAGAAGTTATTTCAGCTGCTAAATCTGCTCAATGTCATGATTTTATAATGGCGCTCCCAGATGGGTATGATGCCTTAGTTGGTGAAAGTGGCAGTACATTATCCGGTGGAGAAAAGCAGCGTATTTCAATTGCAAGAGCATTAATAAAAAATGCACCAATTGTTTTGTTAGATGAGACCACCTCTAGTTTAGATGCTGATAATGAATTGGAAATAAATAAAGCCTTAGATATTTCAATGAAAGATAAAACTGTAATTGTAATTGCCCCATAGACTTAACACAATTAAAGGCGCTGATAACATACTTGTACTTGATAAAGGGAGGGATTAAGGAAGAGGGCAACCATAATGAATTAATTAAGAAAGTGGGCTGATATGCTAAAATGATTGAAGAACAGGAAAAGGCACGTCAATGGAGTGTATAATTATATTGTTTAAATTAACTAAAGATTAATTTAATAGTAAAGATATTTGTTGTATATAAAAGGTGTAGTATTTATTTACTACGCCTTTTATAGTTTTTTCTTTTACAGAAGAATAAAAGGTAAGCTACATATTAATCTGGATACTTTTATATTATAATGAGTGTAAATTAGTATTAAGGGAGAAATAAAATGGCACAAGTAAGTAAAAATTTATTTATGGAATACCAAAAGCTGAATTGCATTTGCATTTAGAAGGAACTTTGGAGCCAGAGTTAAAATTAGCTTTGGCAAATAAGAATAAAATTAATATTGGTCAAACCACTATTGAGGAAGTAAAAAAGAGCTATCAATTTGATTCATTAACCTCTTTTTTGCAAGTTTATTATCCAGCTATGAATGTTTTACAGGATGAAAGTGATTTTTATGAGTTAGGATTAGCTTATCTAAAAAAAGCAAAAGAAAATAATGTAAGATATACTGAAATGTTTTTTGATCCTCAAGCTCATACTTCCAGAGGCGTTGCTTTTGAAACGGTTATTAATGGCTATTACAAGGCTTGCCAAAGAAGCATTAAGCCTTTTGGTGTAGAGGGCTTAATTATGTGTTTCTTAAGGGATATGAGTGCTGAATCGGCAATGGAGAAACCTATGAAGCAATGTTTACCCTTACAGAGATAAAATCATTGGAATTGGCTTAGATTTTGATGAAAGGGAAAATCCTCCATTGAAGTTTGAAGCAGTGTTTAAGAGAGCAAAAGAAGATGGATTTCATATTAAAATGCATTGTGATATTGATCAGGTAGGATCAATTGAGAATATTCGTGATGCACTTATGGCAATAGGGGTTGAGCGATTAGATCATGGCACCAATATTGTTGAAGATGAAAGCTTAGTTGATTATGTGATTAAAAATAAAATAGGATTTACATGTTGCCCAGTTTCTAATAGTTTTGTTACAGAAAAAATGAAGGGCGATGAAATAGTATATTTACTGCATAAGGGAGCTAAAGTTACTATTAATTCAGATGATCCAGCATATTTTCAAAGCTATGTATCCGATGACATGTATGCGTTAGCATCACAGTATACTCTAACTGAAGAAGACATTATTCAATTGGCTAAAAATTCTTTTGAAATTGCTTGGATATCCGAAGAGCAAAAGCAAAAATATCTAAAATAAATTGATGTATACGTAGAAAACTTAAAATAAAAACTATAGAAAATAAAAAGCTATGATGAATATTATTTTATCATAGCTTTTTACTGTAGTTTTTAAATTAAATCAGCATCTTTTAACATTTCTAAAATCAGAGTTCCCTTGATTTTTTCTAATCCGCGTTTTTCCATTTTTTTGACTATCCAAGGTACTTTAATATCCTTTAATTTTTTACCATCCAATAAGCGTGCAGATGATTTCAGGAGGACTCTTATATCGAAAGCAGAAGCAAATACTTCAGGTACGCCACGGTCTACATTAAGGAGTGTGTAAACTGCTTCCATAGCGGTACGAACAGAGTATTCAATTGTAAATACAGTATCTCTTTCAGTTTCACTAAAGTTACCAATAAAGGCTAGGTTTTTAGAGCCTTCAGGAATAACTAGTGGACGATCGCCATCTTTTCTCGCCATAAAATAGGATGTTACATAAGGCATATAGCAAGGCACTGTGTTACAGGAGTTTGTCGCTAAATCATCAATTAGAGCTTCAGGCACTCCCATATGATAGAGCCATTCTTGAGCTATTTCAATACCGGTACAAGCAGTAATGCTTTTCTTAATATAGTTACCTGGCTTGTTAGATAACAAACCATATATCCAAACAGTAAGTTCATTTTTTGGTTGTGCTTTAAAGTGTGGTTGGCGATTTAAGGTATAGCTTAACATCCAATTGGAATCTCTTACTGTTACAATACCACCGGTAACAACATTGCCAGCATATGGATCACGTTTACTTATTTTTTCAATATATGGGGCTACTTTATCATCAAGTGTTGTTAATGTTGCTGATACAAACCAACTTTCTTCTGGCAGATTATCACAGAATTTCTCTGGATGACCTAGAGCATCATCTTGTTTAGCTAGGTTCTTCCATAATTGCCAGCTACCGCCTAAGTCCTTAGATACAGGGGCTGAGTGGTTATTATCTCCAAAGGTTGTACTTTCAGTAATGCTACCATTGGTTACAAAAACAAGGTCATTTTCACTTAAATCTAATACTTTTTCTTTCCCCTTTACTTCTAAGAGCATTTGTTTTGCCAGTAAATTATTTCCATTTCTTTCAACTATAACATTTTTAACTGCAGTATCATATTGGATTGTAACACCAAATGATTCAAGGTATTTTACAAGAGGCAATACTAAAGATTCATATTGATTGTACTTTGTAAACTTTAAAGCAGATAAATCTGGCAATCCATTAACATGATGAATAAAGCGCATAATATAGCGACGCATTTCGATAGCAGAATGCCACTTCTCAAAAGCAAACATAGTTGACCAATAAGTCCAAAAATTTGATTTGAAAAATTCACTTGAAAATACATCGGTAATTTTATTGTCCTGTAATTCTGATTCTGCTGTTAAAAAGAGTTTAACCATTTCCTGGGCTGAGTCATCAGATAGTGTAAATTGTCCATCAGTTGGGATTCGTTGTCCCCGATGTTCTATTACGCGGCATTTTGAGTAGTTAGGGTCTTTTTTATTAAGCCAATAAAATTCATCTAAAACAGATGCATTTTCTAATTCTAGAGAAGGTACTGAACGGAATAAATCCCAGAGACATTCAAAATGATTTTCCATTTCTCTTCCACCGCGAATAATAAATCCTCTTGTAGGATTTAAAATACCGTCTAAACTTCCTCCAGCTATTGAAAGTTCTTCAAAAATATGAATATTTTTTCCTTCCATTTGCCCATCACGTACTAGAAAGGCTGCTGCTGATAAAGAGGCTAAACCCGAACCAACTAAATAAGCTTTTTTATTATCAACATTATCCGGTTTTTTAGGACGTGCAAAAGCTTCATAGTTTCCATTACTTCTATACACAATAAACACCTGCTTTCACCATAATTTAATATACTTCTGCCTACATTATATACCTATAAATTTAATTAAGCAAGTAATAATATTACTTTTGCCGTAATATCATATTGCCTTAATGTAAATGATTTTTACTGACATTTATTTTTGCTTGTTAGTTTTTAAGATTCTCTTTATTTGATCTACATTTAATATAGGTAGTGAATCTTTTGCATTACATTCTATTGCATACCTAAGTTCTATCAGAATGCCAATTACTTTCTTACCATCTACACCATATTTATATTCAAAGTATTGAGGAATAATAACAGCGTTAGTATAGTTAGGAAACCTTATTTGCCTAAGTATTATTATGTGGTCAGGTAGAAAATCTTCTGGCAGTCTTATCATTTGTTTTTTTATCAAATTTTAATAGGGGAACAATTCAGGCGTTTATCCTAGGCGAGTAAATCTCTATCATGAGAAATATAGGGTTGTACAGGGCAATTTTTTATACCAACCATGTTTCTTCATTATTGTCATTCCTTTTATTAATAATGCATATTATATATAGTATATGACAAGGTTATTATTCAACTATAAAATAATGCTTCTGAAATAATTATATTATAAGCCTACTAGAGGAAAAAGCAAAATTGAGCAAAAAAAATGTAAAGCTGAATAATTTTTCTCATTCATTATCATGGTGAATTACTAGTCATCAGAATTTTTTAATTTCTATGATGAATAAATTTTCTATATCGACTATTATTGATATCTAGGTTAGAAATTGGTATTCTTATATGAGTAGATATAAGATGAGGAGAAAAATAATGAAACAAGATACTATTGTAATATTAGACTTAGGAAATTGTGAAAATACTATTTTAGCAAGAGCCATTAGAGAACTAGGGGTTTATAGTGAGATTTATCCTCACGATACTACCATAGAGGCTTTAAATGCAATAGGAAATGTAAAAGGCGTTATCATTAATGGTGGTCCTAATAATATTGTAGATGACCAACCTATTAGTGTTAACTCAGAGTTACTTGAAACAAATTATCCTATACTTGCAGTAGACTATGAATCAGCTACTGGTCTTAAAACCTTTAGTCAATGGCCAGAAGACGTTGAAGTTATGAAAGATGTACTAAAATCATTTATCTTTGATGACTGCCAAGTAATTGCAAATTGGAATATGAAAAATTTTGTAGCAGATCAAGTAGAGCTTATCCTTCGTCAGGTAGGAGACCGTAAAGTGCTTTTAGCTTTGTCTGGAGGTGTTGATAGCTCAAGTAGTTGCAGCATTATTAATAAAAGCTATTGGTAAACAATTAGTCTGTGTTCATGTTAATCATGGTCTTATGCGTAAAGGTGAATCGGAAAGTGTTGTAGAAGTATTTGGTAAAGCGTTAGATACAAATCTTATATATGCAAATGTTAGTGAGCGCTTTTTAAGTAAACTAAAAGGTGTAGAAGATCCAGAAGAAAAAAGAAAAATTATTGGTGAAGAATTTTTTGTGTTTTTGAAGAAGAAGCTATAAAACTAAAAGGAATTGATTTTTTAGCTCAAGGCACTATCTATCCAGACATTATTGAAAGTGGCACTAAAACAATGAAGGTAATTAAATCCCATCACAATGTTGGCGGCTTACCAGAAGATTTAGAATTTTCGCTTGTAGAGCCATTATCTTAACTATTTAAGGATGAGGTAAGAGCTTGTGGTATAGAATTTGGGGCTTCCTCATGATATGGTTTATCGTCAGCCGTTTCCTGGGCCTGGTCTAGGGATTCGTTGCCTTGGCGAAATAACTAAAGAACGTCTTGAGGCTGTAGGCTTGGAAGAATGTCAATAGAGTAGATAGAAAAAGTGAAATTAAGTTTTAATAGAAGTGAAAAAATAGTCTTCTTTGGAATTAGGAGAAAGAATGTTATTAGCAGAGTGGGGACGTATAGGGGGTTGTAGAAGCCCTCAATGTGTTCAAAGCAGGAAAGCTTAATTTGAGCAAAGGAAGAAAAAGACCTACGAAGAATTTCTTCTTTTTTCATATATTTAAAAAGGACTCAACGACAGCATTGTCCCAAGGATGAGAAAGCTTAGAAAAAGATTGAATGATACCAAAAGAATCAAGGAGCTTTCTAAAGATAAAAGAAGTATATTAGGAACCTCTGTCAGAATGAAAAATAAGAGAAGTAGAAGGTTTTTGAGAATAAAAGGCTTTGATAAAAGTATCCTTAACAAGAGAAGTATCAATTTTAAGAGAGAGCTTCCAAGCAATAATTTTACGAGAAAATAAATCCATAATAACACAGAGATAAGCAAAAGAGGCATTTAAATTAATATAGGTAATGTCACTAGCCCAGACTTGATTGGGCTGAGGAACATTAAAATTTTGATTTAGGTAGTTAGGGCAATCAAAATTGGGAATAGACCTCGGATGAATAAACCGAAGTTTGATAGTAGGCATTTTAGGAAGATTCATGTCAGTCATCAGGCGGCTCGCTCTACCAATACTGATGTTGATGCCATAGTCATAGGAAAGAAGAGCCTTAATCTTAGATGGGCCAATACGTCTCTTAGTAAGATGACAAATCTCCGAGAATAAGCTGACGGAGTTTTTAATTCTCAATAGTTCTAGGAGAAAGTTTTTCCGAAAAGTATTTGTAATAGGAGCTGCGGTTCACTTTAAGGACATGACAAAGAAAAGAGATAGCGTGCTGAAAACGAAGGGTATGAACAGCCATTAATCTTTGTCTGAGTGAGGCGTGAATATGGCAATTGCTTTTTTTAAAATGATATTTTCCTCCTAGAGTCGAGCATTACGCTTTTGAAGATCCTTAATCTGCTTAGCGGTTAGAATAGTATCATCATCAATTCTAACCTGAGAATAAAGTTTAATCCACTTGTGTAAAGCAGACATGGAGACACCATATTCTTTAGAAAGTTGGGATTGAGTTTTACCGTTTTGGTGTAAATTAACAATACTTTTTTTAAATTCTTCATCGTATTTCTTGTAATTATTCATAATTTTATCCTTTCTTATGTGTCTACTTATTTAAAACATGTTTCACTTTTTCCTGTCTACTTTTTTAGTATATGTCCAAAAAATATAGAATTTAGAGCTAGTCAATTGGCAACAGTTATAGATAAACCTGAAGTGCTTAAAATAACGGATTTATCTGCAGGCTATAAAAAAGATAGACTTGCTTTAAAAGAGCTGAATTTTTCTGCAAAGAGTGGGGAAGTTATTGCATTGACTGGTGGTAATGGGGAAGGAAAGACCACGTTGGCCCGTGTTTTACGCATGGAAAATG contains:
- a CDS encoding oleate hydratase yields the protein MYRSNGNYEAFARPKKPDNVDNKKAYLVGSGLASLSAAAFLVRDGQMEGKNIHIFEELSIAGGSLDGILNPTRGFIIRGGREMENHFECLWDLFRSVPSLELENASVLDEFYWLNKKDPNYSKCRVIEHRGQRIPTDGQFTLSDDSAQEMVKLFLTAESELQDNKITDVFSSEFFKSNFWTYWSTMFAFEKWHSAIEMRRYIMRFIHHVNGLPDLSALKFTKYNQYESLVLPLVKYLESFGVTIQYDTAVKNVIVERNGNNLLAKQMLLEVKGKEKVLDLSENDLVFVTNGSITESTTFGDNNHSAPVSKDLGGSWQLWKNLAKQDDALGHPEKFCDNLPEESWFVSATLTTLDDKVAPYIEKISKRDPYAGNVVTGGIVTVRDSNWMLSYTLNRQPHFKAQPKNELTVWIYGLLSNKPGNYIKKSITACTGIEIAQEWLYHMGVPEALIDDLATNSCNTVPCYMPYVTSYFMARKDGDRPLVIPEGSKNLAFIGNFSETERDTVFTIEYSVRTAMEAVYTLLNVDRGVPEVFASAFDIRVLLKSSARLLDGKKLKDIKVPWIVKKMEKRGLEKIKGTLILEMLKDADLI
- a CDS encoding ATP-binding cassette domain-containing protein produces the protein MGCVTKGSITIDGQNIKDISPDGLTIQMSVVFQDVYLLNNSIGENIKVGKPNATMEEVISAAKSAQCHDFIMALPDGYDALVGESGSTLSGGEKQRISIARALIKNAPIVLLDETTSSLDADNELEINKALDISMKDKTVIVIAP
- a CDS encoding ATP-binding cassette domain-containing protein yields the protein MSTYLKHVSLFPVYFFSICPKNIEFRASQLATVIDKPEVLKITDLSAGYKKDRLALKELNFSAKSGEVIALTGGNGEGKTTLARVLRMENGKICEDYDLFHIAKKYKNTKESLMT